One Hevea brasiliensis isolate MT/VB/25A 57/8 chromosome 5, ASM3005281v1, whole genome shotgun sequence genomic region harbors:
- the LOC110638572 gene encoding ethylene-responsive transcription factor ERF024 → MDQIFLTLRIKSSYLCRKNAVQPRCPTQSWLTPRLFPHRSSSTTGLHFPLHPLLSAHHISFPLNPIPINGFSHLSLLQTHYLPAITWNSLPSNTMHCSQPSNSSTSTAANQLQSTAPSAVSGRHPVYRGVRRRSSGKWVSEIREPRKPNRIWLGTFPTPEMAAVAYDVAALALKGRDAELNFPNSASSLPVPASTSPRDIQAAAASAAAAVGAARDALGIGSHSQPGTNQTVVQERPMLNEFVDEDLIFDMPNVLMNMAEGMLLSPPRLDIAGDEYAAVSDENHGLGDQNLWKFP, encoded by the coding sequence ATGGATCAAATATTCTTGACGTTAAGAATAAAAAGCAGTTACCTTTGCCGCAAAAACGCAGTCCAACCCAGATGTCCAACACAAAGCTGGCTTACACCCCGACTCTTCCCACACCGCAGTTCATCAACAACTGGTTTGCACTTTCCTCTTCATCCTCTTCTCTCTGCTCATCACATTTCATTCCCTCTAAATCCCATCCCCATAAATGGCTTCTCTCATCTCTCATTACTTCAAACCCACTATCTTCCCGCCATTACTTGGAATTCTTTGCCTTCAAACACCATGCATTGTTCGCAGCCAAGCAACAGCAGCACCTCTACTGCTGCCAATCAGTTGCAGTCTACTGCACCTTCTGCTGTCTCTGGCCGCCACCCGGTGTACCGAGGAGTTAGGCGTAGGAGTAGTGGGAAATGGGTGTCTGAGATTAGAGAGCCAAGGAAGCCTAATAGAATTTGGCTTGGCACATTTCCTACCCCGGAAATGGCTGCTGTTGCTTATGATGTAGCAGCCCTTGCTCTAAAAGGTCGAGATGCTGAGCTTAACTTCCCAAACTCGGCTTCTTCTCTGCCTGTTCCTGCATCCACATCCCCGCGTGATATTCAGGCGGCTGCTGCCTCTGCAGCTGCTGCTGTAGGGGCTGCAAGGGATGCCTTAGGAATTGGGAGTCATAGTCAGCCGGGTACCAATCAAACAGTGGTGCAGGAGAGGCCAATGTTGAATGAATTTGTGGATGAGGATTTGATATTTGATATGCCTAATGTTCTAATGAATATGGCTGAAGGGATGCTTCTTAGCCCTCCTCGCCTGGACATTGCCGGAGATGAATATGCTGCTGTTTCTGATGAAAACCATGGACTTGGGGACCAAAACCTCTGGAAATTCCCCTAA